A single window of Halobacterium jilantaiense DNA harbors:
- a CDS encoding MFS transporter codes for MVRRERAALAAVVFAVLFAQVLLYPGASDLVAAYGAADPETASRWFLAAEFGSFVAFAGVWGVASDRVGRRVPFIVAGAVGGGVGYAALAAAPVGLAGALALRALQGAVTIGAFSLAMTMLMDLSDDHGADMGAAGIAIGLGTALGAPVGGQLTELAPRAPLVAGAGVLALAGVLATRVPDRAPSGHGDSLAATLDALTSKPAVAVPYAFGFIDRFTAGFFALVGTLYFRETFGLGAGATGLTLALFFAPFALLQYPFGRLSDRVGRTLPIAAGSALYGVAVVAVGFAPGLRLAQAGMVAVGVLGALMSPATMALVTDIAADDERGVHMAGFNVAGSLGFLAGIVGGGWVAERYGYGEAFLLAGGTELLFAALALPALLRLNR; via the coding sequence ATGGTCCGCCGCGAGCGCGCCGCCCTCGCCGCCGTCGTCTTCGCCGTCCTCTTCGCGCAGGTGCTGCTGTACCCCGGAGCCAGCGACCTCGTCGCCGCCTACGGAGCCGCCGACCCCGAGACAGCCAGCCGGTGGTTCCTCGCCGCCGAGTTCGGCTCGTTCGTCGCGTTCGCCGGCGTCTGGGGGGTCGCCAGCGACCGCGTCGGCCGCCGCGTCCCCTTCATCGTCGCCGGCGCTGTCGGCGGCGGCGTCGGCTACGCCGCGCTCGCCGCCGCTCCGGTGGGACTTGCCGGCGCGCTCGCGCTCCGCGCGCTCCAGGGCGCGGTCACCATCGGCGCGTTCTCCCTCGCGATGACGATGCTGATGGACCTCTCGGACGACCACGGCGCTGACATGGGCGCTGCCGGCATCGCCATCGGTCTCGGCACCGCGCTCGGCGCGCCCGTCGGCGGCCAACTCACCGAACTCGCGCCCCGGGCCCCGCTGGTCGCCGGCGCGGGCGTGCTCGCGCTCGCCGGCGTCCTCGCCACGCGCGTCCCCGACCGCGCGCCCTCGGGCCACGGCGACTCGCTGGCCGCCACGCTGGACGCGCTCACCAGCAAGCCGGCCGTCGCCGTCCCGTACGCGTTCGGCTTCATCGACCGCTTCACCGCCGGCTTCTTCGCGCTCGTCGGGACGCTGTACTTCCGGGAGACCTTCGGCCTCGGCGCGGGCGCGACGGGGCTCACGCTCGCGCTGTTCTTCGCGCCGTTCGCGCTCCTCCAGTACCCCTTCGGCCGGCTCTCCGACCGCGTCGGCCGCACGCTCCCCATCGCCGCCGGCTCCGCGCTGTACGGCGTCGCGGTCGTCGCCGTCGGCTTCGCGCCGGGCCTCCGGCTCGCGCAGGCCGGCATGGTCGCTGTCGGCGTGCTCGGCGCGCTGATGTCGCCCGCGACGATGGCGCTCGTCACGGACATCGCCGCCGACGACGAGCGCGGCGTCCACATGGCCGGGTTCAACGTCGCCGGCTCGCTGGGCTTCCTCGCGGGCATCGTCGGCGGCGGCTGGGTCGCAGAACGCTACGGCTACGGGGAGGCGTTCCTCCTCGCCGGCGGCACCGAACTCCTGTTCGCCGCGCTCGCGCTGCCCGCGCTCCTGCGGCTGAACAGGTAA
- a CDS encoding DNA-directed DNA polymerase II small subunit, with translation MPRAPPVRVVRELTSRGYNADREAVTLLAGADDPVDAVDRVVEAAPEDAATLSVEDVRDLLDGDSAPDPAAAADTSESPSSSATQSSPDQTSTSTGRAAAAEAVTESTTPDETRGVDTGVADESTQREATDSGRGAGGRAANADLRSVDVDGDITGESTGTGEYKNFVSVFRDRYDRLSKQLRGRVNHRPTSALESMPGGSDAAVVGMVNDVRSTASGHWLVELEDTNGVFPALVMKDRDIASLVDDLLLDEVIAVEGTLADDGGIIFVDDLHFPEVPRTYDPNTADRHVQAALISDVHVGSQEFAADAWQSFADWLHTPEAESVEYLLVAGDMVEGVGVYPGQDEELDVVDIYEQYEAFAEHLKDVPGDMEIVMIPGNHDAVRLAEPQPAFDEELRSIMSAHDAQFTGNPSTVTVEGVDILMYHGVSLDEVIAEHPSDEVSYDNPHRAMELLLKKRHVAPKFGGRNRIAPEERDYLAIDTVPDVFHTGHVHKLGVGAHHNVRLVNSGCWQHQTSFQESVNIDPDVATAPILDLDTLDITVRKFA, from the coding sequence GTGCCACGAGCCCCACCCGTGCGCGTCGTCCGCGAGCTCACGAGCCGGGGCTACAACGCCGACCGCGAGGCGGTGACGCTGCTGGCGGGTGCCGACGACCCCGTGGACGCCGTCGACCGCGTCGTCGAGGCAGCCCCCGAGGACGCTGCGACGCTCTCCGTCGAGGACGTCAGGGACCTCCTCGACGGCGACAGCGCGCCCGACCCGGCGGCGGCAGCCGACACGTCCGAGTCACCGTCCTCGTCAGCAACCCAGTCGTCCCCCGACCAGACCTCTACTTCGACTGGACGAGCTGCGGCGGCAGAAGCAGTCACTGAATCGACCACTCCAGACGAAACGAGGGGGGTCGACACTGGGGTGGCTGACGAGTCGACGCAGCGCGAGGCGACCGACAGCGGCCGGGGTGCGGGCGGCCGCGCCGCGAACGCCGACCTGCGGAGCGTCGACGTCGACGGAGACATCACGGGCGAGTCCACCGGGACCGGCGAGTACAAGAACTTCGTGTCGGTGTTCCGGGACCGCTACGACCGGCTCTCGAAACAGCTCCGGGGCCGCGTGAACCACCGGCCGACGAGCGCACTGGAGTCGATGCCGGGCGGTAGCGACGCCGCGGTCGTCGGCATGGTCAACGACGTTCGGTCGACCGCCAGCGGCCACTGGCTGGTCGAACTGGAGGACACGAACGGCGTGTTCCCCGCGCTCGTGATGAAAGACCGCGACATCGCCAGCCTCGTCGACGACCTCCTGCTGGACGAAGTCATCGCCGTCGAGGGGACGCTCGCCGACGACGGCGGCATCATCTTCGTCGACGACCTCCACTTCCCGGAGGTCCCCCGGACCTACGACCCGAACACGGCCGACCGCCACGTGCAGGCCGCGCTCATCTCTGACGTCCACGTCGGCAGCCAGGAGTTCGCCGCCGACGCCTGGCAGTCGTTCGCGGACTGGCTCCACACGCCCGAAGCCGAGTCGGTCGAGTACCTCCTCGTCGCGGGCGACATGGTGGAGGGCGTCGGCGTCTACCCCGGTCAGGACGAGGAACTCGACGTCGTCGACATCTACGAGCAGTACGAGGCGTTCGCTGAACACCTCAAGGACGTCCCCGGAGACATGGAGATTGTCATGATTCCGGGGAACCACGACGCCGTCCGCCTCGCGGAGCCGCAGCCCGCCTTCGACGAGGAACTGCGCTCCATCATGAGCGCCCACGACGCCCAGTTCACGGGGAACCCGTCCACAGTCACCGTCGAGGGGGTCGACATCCTCATGTACCACGGCGTCTCCCTCGACGAGGTCATCGCCGAACACCCCAGCGACGAGGTGTCCTACGACAACCCCCACAGGGCGATGGAACTCCTCCTGAAGAAGCGCCACGTCGCTCCGAAGTTCGGTGGGCGCAACCGCATCGCGCCCGAGGAGCGAGACTACCTCGCCATCGACACCGTCCCGGACGTCTTCCACACCGGCCACGTCCACAAGCTCGGCGTCGGCGCACACCACAACGTCCGCCTCGTGAACTCGGGCTGCTGGCAGCACCAGACCTCGTTCCAGGAGTCGGTCAACATCGACCCCGACGTCGCCACCGCCCCCATCCTCGATCTGGACACGCTGGACATCACGGTGCGGAAGTTCGCGTAA
- a CDS encoding DUF7521 family protein, whose translation MTHYIVVALKTVTLVLGGAVTYFAAKAWLRTSSPALRSLAIGFGFVTLGALLAGGVDVLLNVERDFAVLTESALTAIGFAVIVYSLYAD comes from the coding sequence ATGACACACTACATCGTCGTCGCGCTGAAGACAGTCACCCTGGTGCTCGGCGGCGCGGTCACGTACTTCGCGGCGAAGGCGTGGCTCCGCACGAGCTCCCCCGCACTGCGGTCGCTGGCGATCGGGTTCGGATTCGTCACGCTCGGGGCGCTGCTCGCGGGCGGCGTCGACGTCCTTCTGAACGTCGAACGCGACTTCGCGGTGCTGACGGAGAGCGCACTGACCGCCATCGGGTTCGCCGTCATCGTCTACTCGCTGTACGCCGACTGA
- the ligA gene encoding NAD-dependent DNA ligase LigA, producing the protein MPEADTGSDALADNPYVRDPDTDFAPVDALDEAAAREQVDDLRAAIRYHDHRYYVENDPEIGDRAYDRLFSRLQTLEAEFGLATEHSPTQRVGAEPLDELESVEHVAPLLSLDSSGDADDVRAFADRVAREAGEVEFVCEPKFDGLSVAVTYVDGRLQQAATRGDGETGEDVTENVRTIDSVPLKLRGDPPDFLVVRGEVYMPRDAFTAHNRERVERGDDPFANPRNAAAGSLRQLDPSVTAERPLDCFFYDILAARNVGEGTEDESAGVLAAGDESDEDVEASRDGLDVGLNSHWAEHEQLPEWGLKVDREAERVADIDAAIDYRNRLGERREDLNYEIDGVVVKVNDRRTCLDLGTTARHYRWAYAYKFPARDEVTTIEDVVVQVGRTGRLTPVALLDPVDVGGVTVSRASLHNRDEIAAMGVGVGDEVRVQRAGDVIPYVAEVTEQRSEGHFAFPEQCPRCGSDVEFDGPNAFCTGGLTCPAQLIRSVEYFTDVLDVEGVGEEAAEQFVTAGVVEESVADLYDTPAEAFADLEGWGETSAQNLVDELESARHPPLGEFLAALGIPEVGPTVADDVAREFGTLDAVLDADETDFERVDGVGSVVAEHLAEFLANDRNRAVVERLRDESRLGEPEAVDADDGGDELAGLTFVFTGSVEGWTRSELQALVERHGANATGSVSGNTDYLVVGENPGRSKRDAADDNDVPQVDPGEFVALLAERGVDVES; encoded by the coding sequence ATGCCCGAGGCCGACACCGGGAGCGACGCGCTCGCGGACAACCCCTACGTCCGCGACCCGGACACCGACTTCGCGCCCGTCGACGCCCTCGACGAGGCCGCCGCCCGCGAACAGGTCGACGACCTGCGGGCGGCCATCCGGTACCACGACCACCGCTACTACGTCGAGAACGACCCCGAAATCGGCGACCGCGCGTACGACCGGCTGTTCAGCCGGCTCCAGACGCTGGAAGCCGAGTTCGGCCTGGCGACCGAGCACAGCCCCACGCAGCGCGTCGGTGCCGAGCCACTGGACGAACTGGAGTCGGTCGAGCACGTCGCGCCGCTGCTCTCGCTGGACTCCAGCGGCGACGCCGACGACGTCCGGGCGTTCGCCGACCGCGTCGCCCGCGAGGCCGGCGAGGTCGAGTTCGTCTGCGAGCCGAAGTTCGACGGGCTCTCCGTCGCGGTGACGTACGTCGACGGCCGCCTCCAGCAGGCCGCCACGCGGGGCGACGGCGAGACCGGCGAGGACGTCACGGAGAACGTCCGCACCATCGACAGCGTCCCGCTCAAACTGCGGGGAGACCCTCCCGACTTCCTCGTCGTCCGCGGCGAAGTGTACATGCCGCGGGACGCGTTCACTGCGCACAACCGCGAGCGCGTCGAACGCGGCGACGACCCGTTCGCGAACCCCCGGAACGCCGCCGCCGGGTCGCTCCGCCAACTCGACCCGAGCGTGACCGCCGAACGACCGCTGGACTGCTTCTTCTACGACATCCTCGCCGCACGGAACGTCGGCGAGGGCACCGAGGACGAGTCCGCCGGCGTTCTCGCAGCGGGAGACGAATCAGACGAGGACGTCGAGGCGTCCCGCGACGGTCTCGACGTCGGCCTGAACTCCCACTGGGCGGAACACGAACAGCTCCCCGAGTGGGGGCTCAAAGTCGACCGGGAGGCCGAGCGCGTCGCGGACATCGACGCCGCCATCGACTACCGGAATCGGCTCGGGGAGCGCCGCGAGGACCTGAACTACGAGATCGACGGCGTCGTCGTGAAAGTCAACGACCGGCGGACGTGTCTCGACCTCGGGACGACGGCCCGCCACTACCGCTGGGCGTACGCGTACAAGTTCCCCGCGCGCGACGAGGTGACCACCATCGAGGACGTGGTCGTGCAGGTCGGCCGGACCGGACGACTGACCCCCGTCGCGCTGCTCGACCCAGTCGACGTCGGCGGGGTGACGGTGTCGCGGGCGAGTCTGCACAACCGCGACGAGATTGCGGCGATGGGGGTCGGCGTCGGCGACGAGGTCAGGGTGCAGCGCGCCGGCGACGTCATCCCGTACGTCGCGGAAGTGACCGAGCAGCGCAGCGAGGGGCACTTCGCGTTCCCCGAGCAGTGCCCGCGCTGCGGGAGCGACGTGGAGTTCGACGGCCCGAACGCGTTCTGCACCGGTGGCCTGACGTGTCCCGCTCAGCTGATTCGGTCGGTCGAGTACTTCACGGACGTACTGGACGTCGAGGGCGTCGGCGAGGAGGCCGCCGAGCAGTTCGTCACGGCGGGCGTCGTCGAGGAGTCGGTCGCAGACCTCTACGACACCCCGGCCGAGGCGTTCGCCGACCTAGAGGGCTGGGGGGAGACGAGCGCACAGAATCTGGTCGACGAACTGGAGTCGGCCCGCCACCCGCCGCTCGGGGAGTTCCTGGCGGCGCTCGGGATTCCGGAGGTCGGGCCGACCGTCGCCGACGACGTGGCCCGCGAGTTCGGCACGCTGGACGCCGTCCTCGACGCCGACGAGACCGACTTCGAGCGCGTCGACGGCGTCGGGAGCGTCGTCGCCGAACACCTCGCGGAGTTCCTCGCGAACGACCGGAACCGAGCAGTCGTCGAGCGCCTCCGCGACGAGTCACGGCTCGGCGAGCCGGAGGCCGTGGACGCCGACGACGGTGGGGACGAACTGGCGGGACTCACGTTCGTGTTCACGGGGAGCGTCGAGGGCTGGACGCGCTCGGAGCTCCAGGCGCTCGTGGAGCGCCACGGTGCCAACGCCACCGGGTCGGTGTCCGGGAACACGGACTACCTCGTCGTCGGAGAGAACCCCGGCCGGTCCAAGCGCGATGCGGCCGACGACAACGACGTCCCGCAGGTCGACCCCGGGGAGTTCGTCGCGCTGCTGGCCGAACGCGGCGTGGACGTCGAGTCGTAG
- a CDS encoding helix-turn-helix domain-containing protein, with amino-acid sequence MRAPFESDAAPDLQDVLDALEDEGCRAIIEALDEPLTAKEISEKSGVPMSTTYRKLDLLTDAALLEERAVLQQDGHHTTEYEVAFEEVVIQLDEDRTLDVGIQRPPASKDERLETLWAEVSKET; translated from the coding sequence ATGCGTGCTCCGTTCGAATCGGACGCGGCTCCAGACCTCCAGGACGTTCTGGACGCGCTGGAAGACGAGGGCTGTCGAGCCATCATCGAGGCGCTCGACGAGCCCCTCACAGCCAAGGAGATATCCGAGAAGAGCGGCGTCCCGATGTCCACGACCTACCGGAAACTGGACCTCCTGACGGACGCCGCGCTCCTCGAGGAGCGCGCGGTCCTCCAGCAGGACGGCCACCACACTACCGAGTACGAGGTGGCGTTCGAGGAGGTCGTCATCCAGCTGGACGAGGACCGAACTCTCGACGTCGGCATCCAGCGACCGCCGGCGTCGAAAGACGAACGGCTCGAGACGCTCTGGGCCGAGGTGAGCAAGGAAACATGA
- a CDS encoding AAA family ATPase: MSDETPTDGRRTADRDFEVDLDDVLDDEDGDEGLFDDLLSGEPIFENKEVLRPSYTPHELPHRKDQINNMATILVAALRGETPSNILIYGKTGTGKTASAKFVSQELEKTSQKYDVPCEVEYINCEVTDTQYRVLAQLANTFIEQNRAFVDARVEELEALRDEAESDPAALETGGSDDVFAEPDEPDDSADPDGEFEELRKRFDSVADIEERIETLHEEKAEMEQVPMTGWPTDRVYATFFDAVDYVERVAVIMLDEIDKLVEKSGDDTLYNLSRMNSELDNSRVSIIGISNDLKFTDFLDPRVKSSLGEEEIVFPPYDANQLRDILQHRSEVAFKANALSEDVLPLCAAFAAQEHGDARRALDLLRTAGELAERDQSESVSEEHVRRAQDKIELDRVVEVVRTLPTQSKLVLYAILLLEDNGVHNVNTGEVYNIYKTLCDELDADVLTQRRVTDLISELDMLGIVNAVVVSKGRYGRTKEISLSVPVEETEAVLEADSRLSDIENVTPFVQARFDN; this comes from the coding sequence ATGTCAGACGAAACGCCGACAGACGGACGACGCACGGCAGACCGGGACTTCGAGGTCGACCTCGACGACGTCCTCGACGACGAGGACGGCGACGAGGGGCTGTTCGACGACCTCCTGAGCGGCGAGCCCATCTTCGAGAACAAGGAGGTACTCCGTCCCTCCTACACTCCCCACGAGCTCCCGCACCGGAAAGACCAGATCAACAACATGGCGACCATCCTGGTCGCGGCGCTCCGCGGTGAGACGCCGTCGAACATCCTCATCTACGGGAAGACGGGGACGGGGAAGACTGCCAGCGCGAAGTTCGTCAGCCAGGAACTGGAGAAGACCTCCCAGAAGTACGACGTTCCGTGTGAGGTAGAGTACATCAACTGCGAGGTGACCGACACCCAGTACCGGGTGCTCGCGCAGCTCGCGAACACGTTCATCGAGCAGAACCGGGCGTTCGTCGACGCGCGAGTCGAGGAACTCGAGGCGCTCCGGGACGAGGCGGAGTCCGACCCGGCTGCACTCGAAACCGGGGGGTCGGACGACGTGTTCGCCGAGCCGGACGAACCAGACGACAGCGCCGACCCGGACGGCGAATTCGAAGAGCTCCGGAAGCGTTTCGACTCCGTCGCGGATATCGAGGAGCGCATCGAGACACTCCACGAGGAGAAGGCGGAGATGGAGCAGGTCCCGATGACGGGGTGGCCGACCGACCGCGTGTACGCGACGTTCTTCGACGCCGTCGACTACGTCGAACGGGTCGCGGTCATCATGCTGGACGAGATCGACAAGCTCGTCGAGAAGTCCGGCGACGACACGCTGTACAACCTCTCCCGGATGAACTCCGAACTGGACAACTCCCGGGTGTCCATCATCGGCATCAGCAACGACCTGAAGTTCACCGACTTCCTCGACCCCCGGGTGAAGTCGAGTCTCGGCGAGGAGGAGATCGTGTTCCCGCCGTACGACGCGAACCAGCTCCGGGACATCCTCCAGCACCGCTCCGAGGTTGCGTTCAAGGCGAACGCGCTCTCCGAGGATGTGCTCCCGCTGTGCGCGGCGTTCGCCGCTCAGGAGCACGGCGACGCGCGGCGCGCGCTCGACCTGCTGCGGACCGCGGGCGAACTCGCCGAACGCGACCAGTCTGAGTCCGTCAGCGAGGAGCACGTCCGACGGGCCCAGGACAAGATCGAACTCGACCGCGTGGTCGAAGTCGTCCGCACCCTTCCGACGCAGTCCAAGCTCGTCCTCTACGCCATCCTCCTCCTGGAGGACAACGGCGTCCACAACGTGAACACGGGCGAAGTCTACAACATCTACAAGACGCTCTGCGACGAGCTGGACGCCGACGTCCTCACGCAGCGCCGGGTCACCGACCTCATCAGCGAACTCGACATGCTCGGCATCGTGAACGCCGTCGTCGTCTCGAAGGGACGCTACGGGCGCACGAAGGAAATCTCGCTGTCCGTTCCAGTCGAAGAGACGGAGGCCGTCCTCGAAGCGGACTCCCGGCTCAGCGACATCGAGAACGTCACGCCGTTCGTGCAGGCGCGCTTCGACAACTAG
- a CDS encoding DoxX family membrane protein, whose amino-acid sequence MSHNTRTATDTGFSFQVSDTWGAYWVAMVRVLVGWWFFHSGFTKLLDSGLNFDAAGYLQGMSGTTLGPVATFLADYPDLIGAMVPIFETLIGLALIAGLLTRLASFGGVVFMSLFWVGNGRFGHGLVNSDFMGLLLFVTMIVFAAGRYYGLDAFVEKLSVVQNNPKLRYILG is encoded by the coding sequence ATGTCACACAACACGCGGACGGCGACCGACACGGGGTTCAGCTTTCAGGTGTCCGACACCTGGGGTGCCTACTGGGTGGCGATGGTGCGCGTGCTCGTCGGCTGGTGGTTCTTCCACTCCGGGTTCACGAAGCTCCTCGACAGCGGACTGAACTTCGACGCAGCCGGCTACCTGCAGGGCATGAGCGGCACGACCCTCGGCCCGGTGGCCACGTTCCTCGCTGACTACCCGGACCTCATCGGCGCGATGGTGCCAATATTCGAGACGCTCATCGGGCTCGCGCTCATCGCCGGCCTGCTCACCCGGCTGGCCTCGTTCGGCGGCGTGGTGTTCATGTCGCTGTTCTGGGTCGGCAACGGCAGATTTGGCCACGGCCTCGTGAACAGCGACTTCATGGGACTGCTGCTGTTCGTCACCATGATCGTGTTCGCCGCCGGCCGGTACTACGGCCTCGACGCGTTCGTCGAGAAGCTGAGCGTCGTCCAGAACAACCCCAAGCTGAGATACATCCTCGGCTGA
- a CDS encoding pyridoxal-phosphate-dependent aminotransferase family protein, translating to MREDFLLLNPGPVPVAREVREAMSEPMVSHRSAEFEAVYERAQDHLDYVFEHSTPSGDSTSSGGTSLMLNGTATMGMEAAVANLVGDGGEVVSVVNGKFGRRFARIADRYADTTRVEFDWGEPVDVDAVADAVGPETDVVTMVHNETSTGLLNPVEDVGEVAGDADARYVVDGVTSIGGDELRIDDWGVDVAITDAQKALAAPPGLSAMYVTDDVKPDLDGEAAPFYEDLDWHLRKADSHQTPFTSAVPLFRALAEAAARIREEGMPDRIARHREQSAAFRAGFHEMGLESFPELNETAEYSNTLTAIRLPAGARGDDAAAFMDAVNARGVSISGGQAHLGGDIFRVSNMGQLTSQQVLRGIRTVGEAFREVGVDVDVQAGVAAARDELR from the coding sequence ATGCGAGAGGACTTCCTCCTGCTGAATCCGGGGCCGGTGCCCGTCGCTCGCGAGGTACGAGAAGCCATGAGCGAGCCGATGGTCTCCCACCGCTCCGCCGAGTTCGAGGCCGTCTACGAGCGCGCCCAGGACCACCTCGACTACGTGTTCGAGCACTCGACGCCGTCCGGTGACTCGACGTCCAGCGGGGGAACCAGCCTGATGCTGAACGGCACGGCGACGATGGGGATGGAGGCCGCCGTCGCGAACCTCGTCGGTGACGGCGGCGAGGTCGTCTCGGTCGTGAACGGGAAGTTCGGCCGGCGGTTCGCGCGCATCGCCGACCGGTACGCCGACACCACCCGCGTCGAGTTCGACTGGGGCGAGCCGGTCGACGTGGACGCCGTCGCGGACGCCGTCGGCCCGGAGACGGACGTGGTGACGATGGTCCACAACGAGACGAGTACGGGGCTCCTGAACCCCGTCGAGGACGTGGGTGAGGTGGCGGGAGACGCCGACGCGCGGTACGTCGTGGACGGCGTGACGAGCATCGGCGGCGACGAGCTCCGCATCGACGACTGGGGCGTCGACGTCGCCATCACTGACGCACAGAAGGCGCTCGCTGCGCCGCCCGGACTCTCCGCGATGTACGTCACGGACGACGTGAAACCCGACCTCGACGGGGAAGCCGCGCCGTTCTACGAGGACCTCGACTGGCACCTCCGGAAGGCCGATAGCCACCAGACGCCGTTCACGAGCGCGGTCCCGCTGTTCCGTGCGCTCGCCGAGGCCGCGGCGCGAATCCGCGAGGAGGGGATGCCGGACCGCATCGCCCGCCACCGCGAGCAGTCCGCGGCGTTCCGCGCGGGCTTCCACGAGATGGGTCTGGAGTCGTTCCCCGAACTGAACGAGACCGCCGAGTACTCGAACACCCTCACCGCCATCCGCCTGCCGGCGGGCGCTCGCGGCGACGACGCGGCCGCGTTCATGGACGCCGTGAACGCCCGCGGCGTCTCCATCAGCGGCGGGCAGGCCCACCTCGGCGGCGACATCTTCCGCGTGTCGAACATGGGCCAGCTCACGAGCCAGCAGGTGCTGCGCGGCATCCGGACGGTCGGCGAGGCGTTCCGCGAGGTCGGTGTCGACGTTGACGTGCAGGCCGGCGTCGCGGCGGCCCGAGACGAACTGCGGTAG
- a CDS encoding cold-shock protein has product MAEGKVDFFNQTGGYGFISTEDADDDVFFHMEDIGGEDLTEGTELEFSIEDAPKGPRATDVVRV; this is encoded by the coding sequence ATGGCAGAAGGTAAGGTTGACTTCTTCAACCAGACTGGCGGTTACGGTTTCATTTCCACCGAGGACGCAGACGACGACGTATTCTTCCACATGGAGGATATCGGCGGCGAGGACCTCACGGAGGGGACGGAACTCGAGTTCAGCATCGAAGACGCACCGAAGGGTCCGCGCGCGACTGACGTCGTTCGCGTCTAA
- a CDS encoding S24/S26 family peptidase — protein sequence MTGDDAPDPRDGPRAALRWFYTTDRTGVLFVREAASSALAVGMVGLLLFSVSGVWPPLVAVESGSMQPNMEKGDLVFVMEEHRLSPDFATDDTGVVTLASARASGNNYRKFGGTGDVVVYEPFGNDRTTPVIHRARFWVDDGENWYDRADPSIVEADNCDELRNCPAPHAGFITKGDNDATNDYYDQARGISSPVKPEWIRGTAEYRIPYLGWVRLTVSGATASADTASPAVTTPAASQNTSAANTSAVFSAG from the coding sequence ATGACCGGTGACGACGCCCCCGACCCGAGGGACGGTCCCCGCGCCGCCCTCCGGTGGTTCTACACGACCGACCGGACGGGCGTGCTGTTCGTCCGCGAGGCGGCCTCCAGCGCGCTCGCGGTCGGCATGGTCGGGCTGTTGCTGTTCTCGGTCAGCGGCGTCTGGCCGCCGCTGGTCGCCGTCGAATCGGGCAGTATGCAGCCCAACATGGAGAAAGGTGACCTCGTGTTCGTCATGGAGGAACACCGACTCAGCCCCGACTTCGCGACGGACGACACAGGTGTTGTCACGCTCGCGAGCGCGCGTGCGAGCGGGAACAACTACCGGAAGTTCGGCGGGACCGGAGACGTCGTCGTCTACGAGCCGTTCGGCAACGACAGAACGACGCCCGTCATCCACCGCGCGCGATTCTGGGTGGACGACGGCGAGAACTGGTACGACCGCGCCGACCCCTCCATCGTCGAGGCGGACAACTGCGACGAACTCCGGAACTGCCCGGCACCCCACGCCGGCTTCATCACGAAAGGCGACAACGACGCGACCAACGACTACTACGACCAGGCCCGCGGCATCTCCAGTCCAGTGAAACCCGAGTGGATTCGCGGGACTGCCGAGTACCGCATCCCCTACCTCGGCTGGGTGCGGCTCACCGTCTCCGGTGCGACGGCCAGTGCGGACACCGCGTCACCAGCCGTGACGACGCCAGCCGCGAGCCAGAACACCAGCGCAGCGAACACCAGTGCAGTGTTCTCCGCCGGCTGA